AACATGTGTATAAATAACGACTTTATCCAAAATCATTCATATCGAGTATTTGAGGAAATACGTAAAAATTCTTTGTATAACGTAGCGAGAGTGGAATTTTCAGAGGGTTATTGTTGGGAACCTCAATTTCAAACTTCACAATTTAATAGTAATGACCTTATTACTAAAATAATTCTAGAAGATGAGAATAAAAATTATTTTACTGTTAATCCTGATGACTTTGGCTTAAGGTTTGCAAAGGGAGAGATCAATTATAAAGAATATCTAAAATTTCAAAAAGTAGATGACATTAAATGGATAGGCTATTCAATTCTGGGAGTTGGGATTTTGATAGCTATGATGTTTACAATGTATGTTTATTTCATAAATTAATGTTTGAGAAATAGCCTTGTTAATCTATTATTAGCAAGGCTAATTTAAATTTTTACTTTCAACAAAATCCCCGTTACTTTAAGTGTTATTCCTCACAAATTACTTCGAATAAAATTTCACAGCTGGTTCCTAAATCCAACTATTACCTTTATAGTGTGATCTTTTTCATAGAATTAAAAATTTAATAGTTGCACTATGTAAAGTAATTGGTTATTATTTGTTTTGTTAATAGTAATCATTACTATTTGTAAGGGTGAAAAAGTTGAAAAATTATATATTTACACTGTTGATTCTTTGCTTTGTTCTACTAGCGGCATGTAGCAATGAAACTGCGCAGAACGAACAGGGGAATGAAAGTTCTGAAGAAGAAACAAAATTACAGGTTTATACAACGGTATATCCATTAAGTTATTTTACACAACGTATTGGTGGAGAATTTGTTAAAGTGTCATCTGTTTATCCCCCAGGAGCAAATGAGCATTCATTTGAGCCAACGCAACAAGATATGATTGAGTTAGCAGAGTCAGATTTGATATTCTACATCGGTTTTGGTCTTGAAGGTTTTATTGAAAATGCACAAGAGACATTAAAAAATGAAAAAGTAGAGTTTGTTGCTACAACAGCCAATATACCTAATGAAAAGCTTAATATAAGCACCGGCGATTCACAAGTCGCACATTCGGAGGAAGATGAAGGCACCCAAGTTGAAGAAGCACACAATGATGAGGAAGTAACAAGTGAATCTGAAGATGTACATACAGAACATAATGAAATTGATGCTCATGTATGGCTTTCTACATCTCTTTCTGCAGATCTTGCATTAGCCATAAAGAGTGCACTTACAGAAAAAATGCCAGAACAGGCTGATAAGTTTGAAGCAAATTATCAAAAATTAGTGAAAGAGTTAGAAACACTAGATATTCAGTTTAAAGATATGGTGGCCCAAGCTAATACACGAACATTTTTTGTATCACACGCTGCTTTTGGATATATTGCTGGGGAATATGGTTTGCAACAAGTACCAATTGCTGGTCTGAATTCACAAAATGAACCTTCACAAAAGGAATTATTAGAGGTCGTTGCTTTAGCAGAAGATTTAGAAATTGAATATATTTTATTTGAGCAAAATGTTTCTACTAAATTGGCAGAGATTATACAATCTGAAATTGGAGCGGAATCACTTACATTGCATAACCTAAGTGTCCTTACCAAAGAAGATATTGCGAATAATGAAACGTATTTCACTTTGATGGAACAAAATATTGAAACTTTAAGAAAAGCGTTAGGGAATAAATAGTTACTTCTAATTATGTAATTTTATTGATTAGATATAATTTAAAACTCGTTTCAAGTGTATTTTCATCTAAGAAGGTTAAGGTTACTTTTAATAATGGAATTCTTGAGAAAATTACCAAAGTAATTGTGAACTTTGGTTGATGTTAACAAGGGAAAATCTATGGCGCTCTAATAGCACCTTTTTATAATCTAATACCCTAAGTAAGCATATTTATGGTTGAGAAAGAACAAAATAGAGTTTGTATTTTATTTTAATCTGCATAATTTCTGCAAATTTTAGGATTATAATTACAATGAAAATAACTTAGGGGGTATTTAGAATGAAAAATAAAATAATGTTTGGAATTATTTCGTTTTTAGCAGTTTTAACACTTTCTGCCTGTGCAGGTGGAAATAACGAAGAAAAAACTGAGAATGAGACTGTTCAAGAAGAGAATAATGATATGGCTGGTCATAACATGGAAGAAATGGATGGAATGGAGGAATCAGAGGAAACTGATGATATGCAAGGTATGGACCATTCTAACATGAATCACTCAGGATCAGGTGAAGTTCCAGAAGGTTTAATTGAAGCTGAGAACCCAACTTTCCCTGTTGGCAGTAAAGCAACTATTGAATCAGATCATATGTCTGGTATGAAAGGTGCAGAAGCAACAATTGTGGGTGCTTATGATACAACGGTATATACTGTCTCATATACTCCAACTACTGGTGGTGACCCAGTTACAAATCATAAGTGGGTTATCCATGAGGAATTAGAAGATGTTGGTGAAGAATCTTTAGAGCCAGGAACTGAAGCAACAATTAATGCTGATCATATGGAAGGTATGAAGGGTGCTACTGCTACAATAGACTCCGCTGAAGAAACAACCGTTTATATGGTTGACTTTACTTCTACAACTGGTGAACAAGTAACAAACCATAAATGGGTAACAGAAAGTGAATTATCAGCCCAATAAATTAATCTTAAAACAGGTGTCCAAATATGGGCTGTTGGCAAAATGGAGTTTTCCGAAAAGTTAAATGACGACTTTTGATTTGCTCCCTATTAGATAGGCAGATGAACATATAAAATTCATCTTATCTAATAGGGGGCTTTTCTTATAAAAGTTACATTCCTAAAAAATAGTAGAACGTTCCTGTTTTTTCTGAGAAATATTCTTATACAAACAGTTGCAGTAGAGGTTGAAATTATAAGCCGTACAAAGTAATGTTAACCATCTTTATTTCCGTGTTGTAGTTTAGTACTTCGTTAAATTAATTGAAAAGTAATGTCTGGTTTTTACTAAATTGCATTACATAGTGGAAGGCATTAGGAATCCTGATTTCGAAAGGAAACAATTAAAACACTTAAACATCTGGTCTTATTAAGGATTGAAGTATGGTTCAAAAAATCCTAATCATTTATCCTATGAACGTTACTTATATAACCAATTAGGAGGTATATATGTTGAAAAAATCTATCCCTGTAATTTTCATTTCTTTACTTATTAGCTATGTCATTTTTGTTTATTTATTTGAAAAAAACACCATTAATATTAGTAAAACAGTACATGTTAATGAGCAAGTAAACTTAAATGAATCCCCCAAAAACACACCGGCTGAAATGACCGAAACAGGTTTAATAGGATCCGTTAAAAACTATCAAAAAGTTACACTTGCTCCACAATTTACATTGAAAAATATGAATGGCACAGCCGTTAATCTTTCTGATTTTAAAGGTAAGATAGTAATATTAAACTTTTGGGCCACTTGGTGTCCACCATGCAGAGAAGAAATGCCTGATATGCAAAGGTTTTATGAAAAAAATAAAGAAAACGGAATTGAAATCGTTGCCGTTAATCTAACTAATCTTGATAATGGTGTACAAGCAATTGAATCATTTATACAAGATTATGGTTTAACCTTCCCGATATTATTAGACAAAGATGGTGTTGTTGGGAGTATGTACGAAATTTTAACGATACCAACAAGTTTTATTATAGATACTGATGGGGGAGTTTTCCAAAAGATAGTTGGACCAATGAACGAACAAATGATGAATGAAATAGTTAGTTCAATTAAAGGTGGTTGATGAAAAGTACGGGAGTATAAATTAACCTTGTTTGAAATATGGGAGAAATGTTGATGAGACTTACCCAATTTTTTTGACTTTAGTTTAAAAAATAAGGCAATGTACATAATACTTTTGAACTTAATATTATTGGAGGTAATTAAAAATGAACATGAGTTTACAAGAATGTATTAAAGCTTGCCTGGAATGTATGGAGGCTTGTAATGGATGTTATGATGAATGTTTAAAAGAAGAAGATGTAAAAATGTTAGCTGAGTGTATACGCTCTTTACGTGAATGTGCAGACATTTGTGCCTTTGCCGCGAAATCAATGCAATCAGATAGCCCGTATATAAAACAAATTTGTCAAGCCTGTGCAGATATTTGTCAATCTTGTGGTGACGTATGTAAAAAACATGAGCATCATGAACATTGTAAACAATGTGCTGAATCTTGCTACAAATGTGCAGAAACTTGTCGAAAAATGGCTGTATGATTTATTAATGAAATTAAATACTTCTTGTGTCTATAATTTCATTTTACTTATTTGGTGGGGTTTCTTATGCTGAGAATAGGATTAAATTAGCCACTAATCCGCCTTTACATAATGAGCATACACAAATAACACCTTCAAAAAAAAATGAAGTTAAGGAATCAAAAGAAATTATTATAAAGACTGTCGATATGAGATACTCGCCATCAAATTTTGTTCTCGAAAAAAATCAGCCAGTTAAGCTAATTCTCAAAAATGAGGATACCGTCGAACATGATATTGAAATTAAAATTCCAACAAATAGTAAAGAGGAATCCGAAGATAATCATGAAAACCATGGAAATAAAGCGAATCAAGAAAATACTATTCATCTTCATACAGGACCTAAAGAAGAGCAGATGATTATTTTCACTCCTACAGAATCAGGATTATATGAATTCGTTTGTACGGTTCCTGGACATAAGGAGTCGGGGATGGTTGGTTGGATTACGATTACCTAAGATGGAGTTTAAGACAAATTATATTAATCTTATATTGTAAGGTTTAATCATAATAATTTCATCTTCAAATCGTTCTTTTAACTATTGTTGTTTTATTAAAAAAGTATCCTTGAGTTATTTTGAAAACTGTAATTATTTAGATTTAAGGTACGGCAATCGTGAATTAATAGGGTTTAATTGAAAGAGAAACTTATTGTGATGGTTTTAACACAATTATCTGCTACTAATGCTGTGTTTAATAATGTAGCAAAACTGCTTCTTAAAGTGCATATGAAATGTATGTTGTTAATTGTATACAAGAAGGGGATTTAGAATTTTTAGATGAAATGCTTGTCCGATTCAAAAATTAAAGAAAAAATAAAAGGAGAGAACTAGTATGGGAAATGTAAAATTAAACGTAAACGGAATGTCATGTGGTCATTGTGTAAAATCGATTGAAGGCAGTGTTGGATCGTTAGATGGTGTTGAACTAGTAAAAGCTGATTTAGTCGCTGGTAAGGTAAACGTTGAATTCAATGATGAAAAAGTAACACTCGAAAAAATTAAAGAGACAATTGAAGATCAAGGATATGATGTTGAGTAAAAAGATATAGGGTACTTCATTAGCACTGTATTTCTTCTTAAAGTTTATACTCCGTAGTGGCATGCTAAATAGAATGAAGGCAAGTTGGGTAGTGAATTAGAAACAAGTCTACAAATAACAGGTATGACTTGAGCACCTTGTGAAGCAAGTATAGAAAAAAGTGCTAAGTAGCATGGAAGGTGAAGAACAAAGCAAAATTTTTGTTATTTTATAAACATGAATGGCTTGCCAATGTTTTCGAAAAGCCTGTTTTTTTCTTCATATTTACGAAAACTTTCACCTGTTTAAGAGGATAATGCACCACCATCATTTGACAATTAAATGCTATTATAAGGATCCTTCCTTCTGTGGTTATTTCATAGTTGCTTAAACTTAACAGAAAAGGATTCTTTTTTATTTATTTCACAGTTGAAGACTGATTGAAAAGATTGTATTAATAAATCAGGTTTATATGTCTAGAATATCGAGTCCTTTTAAACATATTGTTGCAGATTTATAAGTTGTCACCTCAAACTGACCTTGTTAAATTTTAGGAAATTGGCTCTTTTTATGTAGTCAATCTTCATTATAATAAAAATTATAATAGGAATGGGGGTTATGTTAATGGTACAAGTTGGAACTGATAGGGTCAAACGTGGAATGGCAGAAATGCAAAAGGGCGGCGTTATTATGGACGTCATTAATGCAGAACAAGCAAAAATTGCAGAGGCAGCGGGAGCAGTGGCAGTAATGGCACTAGAACGAGTACCATCGGATATTCGAAAAGTTGGCGGTGTTGCTCGTATGGCTGATCCTCGAATTATTGAAGAAGTAATGGATGCAGTAACGATTCCAGTTATGGCAAAAGCACGTATTGGTCACATTGTAGAAGCACGTGTGTTAGAGTCAATGGGTGTTGATTATATTGACGAAAGTGAAGTTTTAACACCTGCTGATGAGGAATTCCATTTACTTAAGAGTGATTTTACCGTGCCATTTGTTTGTGGTTGCCGTAACCTAGGAGAAGCAGCACGACGTATTGGAGAAGGGGCTGCTATGCTTCGTACAAAAGGTGAACCAGGTACGGGCAACATTGTAGAAGCAGTTCGTCATATTCGCGAAGTAAATGCACAAGTACGTCGTGTGGTTGGTATGAGTAGGGATGAATTAATGACAGAAGCGAAAAATCTAGGAGCATCATTTGAATTACTATTGGAAATTAAAAGGTTAGGTCGATTACCTGTTGTGAATTTTGCTGCGGGTGGAATTGCAACACCTGCAGATGCAGCACTAATGATGGAACTTGGAGCAGATGGTGTATTTGTTGGTTCTGGTATATTTAAATCAGAAAATCCTGAGAAATTTGCACGCGCAATTGTCGAAGCAACAACACATTACAAAGACTATAAACTTATTGCTGGAATTTCAAAGGAACTTGGATCACCGATGAAGGGAATTGACATTGCTACACTAGATGTAAGTGAACGTATGCAGGAGCGAGGTTGGTAATATGGCAAAAATAGGAGTCCTGGCATTACAAGGTGCAGTAAGAGAACATATACGCCAAATTGAATCTCTTGATTGTGAAGCTGTAGCAGTAAAGACAATTGAAGATTTGAATGCTATTGAGGGTCTAATTTTACCTGGTGGTGAAAGTACAACCATGCGTAAACTATTAGATCTCAAGCACTTATTAAAGCCCATACAAACATTGGCGCAACAGGGAATACCTATGTTTGGGACATGTGCTGGTCTTATCTTATTAGCAAAAGAGATTACGGGTTCCGAAACACCCCATCTCGGCATAATGGATGTAGTGGTAGAAAGAAATTCTTTTGGTCGACAAGTTGATAGTTTTGAAGTTGAATTATCGATTCCTTCTATAGGTGACGATATTCCTGCAGTTTTTATTCGAGCACCACATATAGTATCTACCGGTGATAATGTTGAAATACTAGCAACATTTGAAAATCGTATTGTTCTTGCAAAAGATGGTCAATTTTTAGGTTGCTCTTTTCATCCCGAGTTAACAGAAGATGTACGTGTACTTCAATATTTTATTAATATGGTAAATGATTACACAAAGTCTTCGCATGCAACAGTAAATTCCATATAGTATCGTTAATTTTCAAAATTGTTAAATCAATGATAGGAAGTAGTAACAGGTAAGTTTATTTAAGAGAGTTAGCAAGTTAGTGGAAGCTAAAATAGACTCATTTGAATCCATAATAGAGAATCAGAGTATAAGGTTAAGTAAATTTTGGACGGATAAAAAGTCGTTTCTTTATTAGTAGATTGGATTTCTCCTGTCTTACTTATTTACTGTGGGCAACGCCGGGTAGCTCTCGTCTCTTTTGGGATGGGGGCTATATTACTTCTCTATATATTTTTATAGTAGCGTTTCCTAATTATTTAAATTAATAGAAATAATATTGGGATATTTATTCAACGTTTGACAAGTACAAAGTTATTCTATGTAAAACAGGCACAACGCATTCAGAGCAAGGGATATCATTAGGCAATTCAAAAGGAGAGATTGTAGGTCAATATGGAGTTACTTCTATAAAAGAAAAGAGACAGGGGTAAATGTCATGGATAATTTGTTAAAAGAGGTGGGAAACTATGGAATTTATTATAATGGTTGGAAAAGGCCAACTATATTAATATTAAAAGCTCGTGGGGAATTTTGTATTACTAATTTTAAGAAATCAATCTAAAATTTCTGTGCTAACGAACGCTTAATAAACAATGTAATTGTTCTTCCGCAATCGGTCGATTGCGGAAGAAATTAGAACAAAATGAACATACTTTTATAAAAACTATATATTCAAACTTATTAAATAGTGATACAAGTCTACAAGTCTCTTCAATTAATTAGTTTCAACAGATGAATCATCTTGTAAAACTATAGAGATTGCTTGTGCGAGTACAGAAATCGTACGATTAATCTCTTCCTCTGTATTCTCAATACCTCCAAGTTCTATCAAAACCATATTATTAGCTAAATCTTGGTTATAAATACCGTCAACATGTTCCCCTTTTTTACCTATTACACCGCGTGATATTCCGGGCACCAACTCATTCAATTTATCAGAGATTTTTTTGGCATATGACTGATTAATTAAGAAGTTTGGATTATCTTCTCCTACAACAAAATAGAGTTTTCCATAGGTCTGATCCTTATAAGTAAGCGTAGATATATCTTTAGAAGCTGAGTCTCTATGTAGGTCAATGATTAGATCATAGGTATTATTTTGGATTTCGTTTGAAAGATGAGGTCGTACAACATCATAAGCTTCTGAAAATGTGCGATTTGTTTTTTTTAATTCATCCATTGTATCAAAGTTAAGAAATTTTGTATTTAGGGAATTAACGTTAAAGTGCATTTTTATAATTTCTTCAAATTCAGTAATGTTTGAGTTTGAGTGATAAACAGCTTTTTCTCCACTTTTATTTTTAACTATGGGAATAAAAGCTTCATGGGAATGTGTAAAAAGCAACAACACATTTTTTAATATTGTCGGTTCCGAAGTATTAAGAGGTACTGTAGTCGTTGTAGGAGCTAACACAAGTTTCTTAGGTGATTGCTGCTCTTCAACAACTACTTCCTGAGTTATACTAAAAGAACTTGCAATTATCGGTGATAGAAATAATAGTAAAAAGAATCCAATAAAGAAGACTAGTTTATATTGCATCATTTATTCACCTCAAACAACTATATGTGTGAGGGTTACCTATTATTTATATAAGTGTAAAAATAAATGGATTTGTAATATTTACCGTTAGTAATATTACTCACTATAATTTAAATTACATTATGAATTTTTTATGAACTTGATAAAATCTCCTTTATCATAGTTTGATATGTGCATAATTTCTCCATAATTATTTGTTACATTTTGATTGTAATCAAATTTTAGGGAGGAATCAGTATGAAATCCAAGTTATGGATGACTGCATTAATAGCAAGTGCTGTAATTGCTGGAGGTTGTAGTGCAAGTAATACAAATTCAGATTCTGAAGAAATGGATCATTCCAATATGTCTGAAGAGGAAATGATGGGTATGGAGGGTATGGATCATTCAAACATGTCCGAAGAAGAAATGATGAATATGGAAGGAATGGATATGGAAAACGGCCATGCTAGTCATACTAATCCATTAGAATTAAATGATTCTACAGGAGAAAACGAACTAGCGCTTCCACCATTAGTTGAACCTAAAGATGGAATTGTTGATATCACTGCTCAACAAGGGAAAACTGAATTCTTTGATGGTATCCAAACTAATACATATGGATATAATGGTTCATTCTTAGGCCCTGTTATTCGTGTTAATAAAGGTGATACAGTAACATTCAGAACAAACAATCAATTGTCTGAACCAACGACATTCCATTGGCATGGAGTTGATATTCCAGGTGAGGGCGATGGAGGACCACATCAAATACTAGAACCAGGTGAATCAGAAGATGTAAAATTTACTGTTAATCAAGGTGCGTCAACTCTTTGGTTCCATCCACATCCTGAAGGTGCTACAGCTGAACAAGTATACAAAGGATTAGCAGGGTTGATTTATGTGGAAGATGAAAACTCTAAAAGCCTAGGATTACCTGATGAATATGGAGTAAATGATTTCCCACTAATATTCCAAGACAAACAATTTAATGAGGGTAAACAATTTGATTATCAAGCTGTGCGTAACGAAGACGGAACAATTGGTGACACAATGTTAGTAAACGGAACTCTTAATCCTAATCTGACAGTAGGAAAAGAGAAAGTACGCTTACGTTTATTGAACGGATCTAATGCACGTAACTATACGTTTAAATTAAACACAGGAGATAAATTCCTGCAAATTGCTACAGATGGTGGATTCCTAAATGAACCAACTGAGATGTCAGAAATTACATTAACACCAGGTGAACGTGCAGAAATTATCGTTGATTTTTCTGAATATGATGCATCTAGCAATGTAGCCTTAGTTAATGAGGCAGGTTCTATCCTATTGCCATTTAAAATGGATGTCCAAAAAACAAATTCAATAGAAATTCCGAGAACGTTAAATGATTATGTAGTAACAGAAGAAGAAAAAAATTTACCAGTTACAAAAAAACTTGAATTATTCGGAATGGGCGAAATGGTATATATAAATGACAAACAATTTGATATGAACCGAATTGATTTTACTCAAAAACAAGGTGAAACAGAAATTTGGGAAATTTATAATAAACCTGATGCAATGGGGGGCATGACACATCCATTCCATATCCACGGAACACAATTTAAAATAGTATCAATTGATGGGAAAGAGCCACCTGTAGAATTGCAAGGTTGGAAAGACACTGTTGCAATCGAACCAGACCAAACAGTGAAACTAGCTGTTAAATTTAATAATAAAGGTATCTACATGTTCCACTGTCACGTTCTTGAACATGAAGAAAACGGAATGATGGGACAAGTTGAAGTAATTTAGTTTTTGGTCATTCATTAAATAAAATATCCTCAAGTTGGATGATAGATAAATAACACAACTTGAGGATATTTTTACTTTCGTATTTAAAAATTGGTTAAATTTTTTGTGTGATTATAGGTCCTGTTTTTAATCCGTTAACCTAATAAATCTTTTCACCTAAGATAGTTTTATAATCTTTCATTTTTCTGCTAAAAGCTTCTGGTCCACCTTCTAAGTAATTTACAATATGCTCCATAATTTGTTTATCATTACTATAACCTTGAGCTTTAAGTTGACTGTTAAAACCGTCATTTGATTCTAAAACAACAACCTGCTCTGCACCAGCATTAGTAACTAATGTAGAGTTGTGAGTAACAATAATTACTTGTCGCTCGTTCTTAATTTTCTGCAAACTCTTCACTAATGTTTTATAAATATATTGGTTATCTAGATTATCTTCAGGTTGATCTATAATCAATGGAGTTTGATCGTTAGTGTAGCGACCATAATTTATGATGAAAGTTAGAATAGCTACTACTTTTTGACCTAATGATAGCTCGTTAATATTTTTCATATTGACTCTTGTAGGGCTACCGACCTCTTCTTTGGCATTCACATTGAATTCCATCATAAAATTATCACTATCTAAATATGCATCACTAATTATTTCAGCTAAATCCATACGATGGTTAGCCAACTCTTCTCTAATTGCTGTGAATAATTTGCCTGGGGTTTTAAGTTCTCTAGCATCTTTTAGATTATAATCTATAGTTTTAGTTGATTGAGTAGTAGTTACAAAATCTAACAGTTTAAAATTAGATTCTAAAAAAT
Above is a genomic segment from Lysinibacillus sp. PLM2 containing:
- a CDS encoding adhesin, which translates into the protein MKNYIFTLLILCFVLLAACSNETAQNEQGNESSEEETKLQVYTTVYPLSYFTQRIGGEFVKVSSVYPPGANEHSFEPTQQDMIELAESDLIFYIGFGLEGFIENAQETLKNEKVEFVATTANIPNEKLNISTGDSQVAHSEEDEGTQVEEAHNDEEVTSESEDVHTEHNEIDAHVWLSTSLSADLALAIKSALTEKMPEQADKFEANYQKLVKELETLDIQFKDMVAQANTRTFFVSHAAFGYIAGEYGLQQVPIAGLNSQNEPSQKELLEVVALAEDLEIEYILFEQNVSTKLAEIIQSEIGAESLTLHNLSVLTKEDIANNETYFTLMEQNIETLRKALGNK
- the ydhK_2 gene encoding hypothetical protein, with protein sequence MKNKIMFGIISFLAVLTLSACAGGNNEEKTENETVQEENNDMAGHNMEEMDGMEESEETDDMQGMDHSNMNHSGSGEVPEGLIEAENPTFPVGSKATIESDHMSGMKGAEATIVGAYDTTVYTVSYTPTTGGDPVTNHKWVIHEELEDVGEESLEPGTEATINADHMEGMKGATATIDSAEETTVYMVDFTSTTGEQVTNHKWVTESELSAQ
- the yhjQ gene encoding putative cysteine-rich protein YhjQ; the encoded protein is MNMSLQECIKACLECMEACNGCYDECLKEEDVKMLAECIRSLRECADICAFAAKSMQSDSPYIKQICQACADICQSCGDVCKKHEHHEHCKQCAESCYKCAETCRKMAV
- the copZ_2 gene encoding copper chaperone CopZ, translating into MGNVKLNVNGMSCGHCVKSIEGSVGSLDGVELVKADLVAGKVNVEFNDEKVTLEKIKETIEDQGYDVE
- the pdxS gene encoding pyridoxal 5'-phosphate synthase subunit PdxS encodes the protein MVQVGTDRVKRGMAEMQKGGVIMDVINAEQAKIAEAAGAVAVMALERVPSDIRKVGGVARMADPRIIEEVMDAVTIPVMAKARIGHIVEARVLESMGVDYIDESEVLTPADEEFHLLKSDFTVPFVCGCRNLGEAARRIGEGAAMLRTKGEPGTGNIVEAVRHIREVNAQVRRVVGMSRDELMTEAKNLGASFELLLEIKRLGRLPVVNFAAGGIATPADAALMMELGADGVFVGSGIFKSENPEKFARAIVEATTHYKDYKLIAGISKELGSPMKGIDIATLDVSERMQERGW
- the pdxT gene encoding pyridoxal 5'-phosphate synthase subunit PdxT gives rise to the protein MAKIGVLALQGAVREHIRQIESLDCEAVAVKTIEDLNAIEGLILPGGESTTMRKLLDLKHLLKPIQTLAQQGIPMFGTCAGLILLAKEITGSETPHLGIMDVVVERNSFGRQVDSFEVELSIPSIGDDIPAVFIRAPHIVSTGDNVEILATFENRIVLAKDGQFLGCSFHPELTEDVRVLQYFINMVNDYTKSSHATVNSI
- the mco gene encoding multicopper oxidase mco encodes the protein MKSKLWMTALIASAVIAGGCSASNTNSDSEEMDHSNMSEEEMMGMEGMDHSNMSEEEMMNMEGMDMENGHASHTNPLELNDSTGENELALPPLVEPKDGIVDITAQQGKTEFFDGIQTNTYGYNGSFLGPVIRVNKGDTVTFRTNNQLSEPTTFHWHGVDIPGEGDGGPHQILEPGESEDVKFTVNQGASTLWFHPHPEGATAEQVYKGLAGLIYVEDENSKSLGLPDEYGVNDFPLIFQDKQFNEGKQFDYQAVRNEDGTIGDTMLVNGTLNPNLTVGKEKVRLRLLNGSNARNYTFKLNTGDKFLQIATDGGFLNEPTEMSEITLTPGERAEIIVDFSEYDASSNVALVNEAGSILLPFKMDVQKTNSIEIPRTLNDYVVTEEEKNLPVTKKLELFGMGEMVYINDKQFDMNRIDFTQKQGETEIWEIYNKPDAMGGMTHPFHIHGTQFKIVSIDGKEPPVELQGWKDTVAIEPDQTVKLAVKFNNKGIYMFHCHVLEHEENGMMGQVEVI